A genomic region of Leptotrichia hofstadii contains the following coding sequences:
- the cdd gene encoding cytidine deaminase, whose product MILSEKEILSYIDEVNLLLEKAYVPYSKFPVAALLIDDNGNIHKGVNVENASFGLTLCAERNAITTGITGNMKKIRLLVVTGNTPEPISPCGACRQVIKEFSDKDTVIILTNKNRKYRITSLDELLPYSFGPEDL is encoded by the coding sequence ATGATTTTAAGTGAAAAAGAAATATTAAGTTATATTGATGAAGTAAATCTTTTGCTGGAAAAAGCATATGTGCCGTATTCTAAATTTCCTGTTGCCGCATTATTAATTGATGATAATGGAAATATACACAAAGGAGTTAATGTTGAAAATGCTTCTTTTGGACTTACTCTTTGTGCTGAACGTAATGCAATCACAACAGGGATTACTGGGAATATGAAAAAAATAAGGTTACTTGTTGTAACAGGAAATACTCCTGAGCCAATTAGTCCATGTGGAGCATGCAGACAGGTAATAAAAGAATTTTCAGATAAAGACACAGTTATTATTTTGACAAATAAAAATAGAAAATACAGAATTACTTCACTAGATGAATTGTTGCCATATTCATTTGGACCAGAAGATTTGTAA
- the dinB gene encoding DNA polymerase IV has translation MKKEKIYLHYDMDAFFAAIEQRDNRELRGKPIAIGHGVVTTASYEARKYGVKSAMPTVQAKRLCPNLIVVSLRKGVYFEEGRRIQGLIKKVLKKCEFTSVDEGYIDITEFIWNKNTRLDKRDEILKIERFIKKFKKYVYDNSRLTCSVGIGFSKISAKIASDIDKPNGYFIFRNREHFLDYIYNKELGIIPGIGRKTREVLKLFNITSVFQLYEIEKNELIRRFGESKGEYLYNSVRGLHSSEINTDRKRQSYGHEVTFHQEENDILALHAELKKQSERLSSKLIENNEFAKTVTIKIRYSNFATHTRSKTLKSATNDVNGIYKAALENLEFFEKKNEVRLIGVQLSSILKSNVVQLSFDDLK, from the coding sequence GGAACTTAGAGGAAAGCCTATCGCAATAGGACATGGAGTTGTTACAACGGCAAGCTACGAAGCCAGAAAATATGGAGTAAAATCTGCGATGCCAACAGTTCAGGCTAAACGGCTATGCCCAAATCTTATTGTTGTAAGCCTTAGAAAAGGTGTTTATTTTGAAGAAGGCAGAAGAATACAGGGATTAATAAAAAAAGTCTTGAAAAAATGCGAATTTACCTCTGTTGATGAAGGTTATATTGATATTACAGAGTTTATTTGGAATAAAAATACAAGACTTGATAAAAGAGATGAGATTTTAAAAATTGAAAGATTTATAAAAAAATTTAAAAAGTATGTTTATGATAATTCTAGGCTCACTTGCTCAGTTGGGATAGGTTTTAGCAAGATAAGCGCTAAAATCGCGAGTGATATTGATAAGCCGAATGGTTATTTTATATTTAGGAACCGTGAACATTTTTTAGATTATATTTATAATAAGGAGCTTGGAATAATTCCGGGAATTGGGAGAAAGACAAGGGAAGTATTAAAATTATTTAATATAACGAGTGTCTTTCAGCTTTATGAAATTGAGAAAAATGAATTAATCAGAAGATTTGGGGAAAGCAAAGGGGAGTATCTGTATAATTCTGTTCGTGGCTTACATTCTTCTGAGATAAATACAGACAGAAAAAGGCAGTCTTATGGACACGAAGTAACTTTTCATCAGGAAGAAAATGATATTTTGGCATTGCATGCTGAATTAAAAAAACAGTCTGAAAGATTGAGCAGCAAACTTATTGAAAACAATGAATTTGCCAAAACAGTTACAATAAAAATCCGATATTCCAATTTTGCAACACACACTCGCTCAAAAACGTTGAAAAGTGCAACGAACGATGTAAACGGAATATATAAGGCAGCTCTTGAAAATCTGGAATTTTTTGAAAAAAAGAATGAAGTACGGCTTATTGGAGTACAGTTAAGCTCGATTTTGAAAAGCAATGTAGTTCAGCTGTCGTTTGACGATTTAAAATAA